TCTTCCGTGAGAATACGGAAGACATTTATGCTGGTATTGAATGGCAGAAAGGTACACCAGAAGTGAAGAAGGTTATTGATTTCTTACAGAACGAAATGGGTGTACATAATATTCGTTTCCCTGAAACGTCTGGTATTGGAATTAAACCAGTGTCAGAAGAAGGGACAAAACGTCTTGTTCGTGCTTCAATTGAGTATGCACTTCGTGAAGGCCGTAAGAGCGTAACCCTTGTTCATAAAGGGAACATCATGAAGTTTACAGAAGGTTCCTTTAAGTCTTGGGGATATGAAGTGGCTCATGAAGAGTTTGGCGATAAAGTCTTCACATGGCAGCAATACGACCAAATTGTTGAAGAACAAGGTAAGGAAGCAGCGAACAAAGCTCAGGATGCAGCGGAAGCAGAAGGCAAGATCATTGTGAAAGATGCGATTGCAGATATCTTCTTGCAGCAAATTCTAACTCGTCCAAAGGAATTCGATGTCGTGGCTACAATGAACCTAAACGGGGATTACATTTCTGATGCCCTTGCAGCACAAGTGGGCGGAATCGGGATTGCTCCAGGTGCGAACATCAACTTTGAGACTGGTCATGCTATCTTTGAAGCAACTCACGGGACTGCACCAAAGTATGCTGGCCTAGATAAAGTAAATCCATCATCTGTTATTCTTTCTGGAGTGCTAATGCTTGAGCACCTAGAGTGGAGAGAGGCAGCTGATCTAATCGCGAACTCAATGGATCGTACAATTGGAAGTAAGACCGTAACGTACGACTTTGCTCGTATGATGGAAGACGCAACAGAAGTGAAGACTTCTGAGTTTGGTGATGCTTTAATTCAGAACATGGATGCATAAATAACTGAACTTTGAAAGGGGAAGATGACTGTGACCATTAACAGAAAGAAAGTTTCTGTAGTAGGAGCCGGATTTACTGGAGCAACAACAGCTTTCTTAATTGCGCAAAAGGAATTGGCTGATGTCGTGCTTGTAGATATCCCGGACAATGAAAACCCAACTAAGGGGAAGGCGCTTGATATGTTAGAAGCAAGCCCTGTTCAAGGCTTTGATTC
This genomic interval from Pontibacillus halophilus JSM 076056 = DSM 19796 contains the following:
- the icd gene encoding NADP-dependent isocitrate dehydrogenase, whose translation is MAQGEKITVTNGELNVPNKPIIPFIEGDGIGPDIWAAARRVIEAAVDKAYNGERAIEWKEVYAGQKAYDRTGEWLPKETLDTVREYLIAIKGPLTTPVGGGIRSLNVALRQELDLFTCLRPVRYVDGVPSPVKRPEDTDMVIFRENTEDIYAGIEWQKGTPEVKKVIDFLQNEMGVHNIRFPETSGIGIKPVSEEGTKRLVRASIEYALREGRKSVTLVHKGNIMKFTEGSFKSWGYEVAHEEFGDKVFTWQQYDQIVEEQGKEAANKAQDAAEAEGKIIVKDAIADIFLQQILTRPKEFDVVATMNLNGDYISDALAAQVGGIGIAPGANINFETGHAIFEATHGTAPKYAGLDKVNPSSVILSGVLMLEHLEWREAADLIANSMDRTIGSKTVTYDFARMMEDATEVKTSEFGDALIQNMDA